Genomic DNA from Prunus persica cultivar Lovell chromosome G1, Prunus_persica_NCBIv2, whole genome shotgun sequence:
ATGGTTGTTACTTTTGtattacttatttatttactgCTAAGGAAAGGTTAACCAAACatccaagaaaaaacaatcacaaaagttcaaattttataacaTAAACTAACAAAATAACGTAAAAAGCAGACACATTCAATCTAATTTTTGTTGGATAACCCCAAATAGGAACCGCACTATGTCCTGTCCATGGATTATCTGTTTCACCATTGTTTAACTTGTCATACTcgaaagaagaaacaaaaaagtgtACCTCATCTTCATAGTTAGAAGGAATCTTatatttatctaattttttgcaaagaCGATACTAAATTTATCGTCactgaataaataaaagcagCTCATAGGCACAAGTAATTTATCAGTCACTTCACTTTGTTCCAAGTGCTAAAGTGGGGTTGACATATTcctgtatatataaaaaagaagtaaatgTTGTCATAGTGCACTCCATCAAAAACTTTTACAAGGGTTTCTGTAATTAGCTTTATAAGCACCTGTGCTTAACAACATGATTACAAAGCAAAAGCAATATTAGGACAGTTGATTTGTAATTGTGTAGCTCACAGTGTGCAAGGAAAGACCTATGAAtgagacttgtttttattaatgttctAAAACGAAGGGCCATGCTCAATCCATTCCTCACAATGTACGTGACTATAGTCCAACACCAAATCCATTTTCGTTGGCATATATAAAAATGCATATTATGTGACATGACTAGTTTAAAGAGATTAGTTAGGATGCAGATATTCTTCCATGTAATGGATAATTTGTGATATTCAATGGCATGTTGCTTCAATTCTGAAGATTTAATCAAGGTATTGGAGGATACTAAAAGATAAGTACcgatttttaaaagaattgtCAGCGCCGAAAGGTACATGCTTGAAATTGTGGTTGCAATCCAGTTTACAGCAATTATAGATTTTAAATGGTTTATAGCAACGGAGGGTACATAATTTTTGATTCAAGAAGTCAATATGTAAAAGTTTCTAAGCGTTTTTTTGGACAAGGATTACTCTGAAAAAGTAAAGTATTCTACTATTCATAGTAAAaactttattttgtaaaaactacgtttcctttttctttttcattaaaGTTCCTCTTGAGAACTACTTGTTTAGGTTGTTGGCAAATGATTTGTTGAGTAGTCTCCTAATCTAACTTGACTTGCTTTGTTTCATACCATCCAATCTCAGCTTCAACTTAATATAaacattttttgtatttttcattttatcagCAACACCTTTTCATGAATTTCTTGCACATTATGGAAAATTTGACTGTCATTTCTACTTTGCCGTGCATTATGTGATGTGTGTTATGGATGAATGAAacaattcaatttctccatCGAATTGTTTGTTTCACATACTATTATCAAAGAATTAGACCAAATCTAAGAACCATTATGCCTTTAAGGTTGGTAGAGGAGAGCTCAGAGGCCCTTTGGTTGGGGCGTTTGGCTGAGCAGTTGGTGGGTAATTGAGAGTTGCCCACCAATTTTCCATGAGATCAACATTTAAGCTATCATGTAAGTTTTTCGAGTATTGGAGGGTAAATGAATACTATTGTATCCAATTTTTATGTTTCAAAACCTAATCCAAAATAATGtgaattataagaaaaaataacctCAGTCCAATTGAATGACAAATCAAGTTTTCGTTCTAGTTAATTTATGACCTTCTCAATAGCAAAGCTACACATTGTGTTTACCAAAATCACAATCCCGATGGAATATAAACCAAATGATTCCTAAAATTACGAAGCTACGAATATCAACTATGTTTCTTTTACTTTAAGAACATCAAACCATTTTCTTGGTATTTATTTGCAAGCTAATAATATTACTTCTAAGAactgaaaacataaaaatgcaaagtctTAAAGTTAGAGTCCTCCTCTGCCAATTTTGAAGGCGATTCTAAAGTTGTaatccaaaccctaaatcatcAGATCCCACCTCCTTGGCATTTTCAGACACTTATTCAACATATTAGGTATCTACTACAtggtcctcctcctcctcctcctctctctctctctctctctctctctctctctctctctctctctcgtttttAGCTACGCAAATATGGAGCCTAGATCTCGCCACCAGGATGCACACTGCCTTTATCTCATCTGTATTCATAAAAAACTAGAACCGAACCTAACCCAAACCGTTTCGGTTAACCAGCATCATTAGTGTTCTGGCGCGATGGTTCGATGTGGGTATCAAAAAGTCCTTCACCTAGGCTTTCGAGGtagtttgggcctaaattcgAACCAAACTAAACCGAAGTCAACCCTAATCTAAGCAATCGCCAGACTAGCAAACTATATTTatcaatttttgaaattgaaccTCAATATGATTTATTAGCTTCTTCCTGAAAAATATTCGAGCGCAAGCAAAATTATCTAGGGGACTTGTTAGAATAGGTTTCAACTGTATAATTAATTAGGTCCAATATCATCTTTTATTTGGACTTTGTGGCAAGCAACTTCCAACGGACTTAGAttctaatctaaattataaaagtgGTAGCCCTGTGTCATAAGTGGAAGTAGGAGTAGTAGGGCTCAATTAATTGAAGTTGGGAGAGACAAGGACCTAATATTTTTACAGTCCAATCATTCAGATATATAACATAAACtaacaaattaaaggaaaaaagtaGACACATTCAATCCATCTTTTATTGGATAACCCCAAAATGAGCCGCACTATATCCTGTCCATGGATCATCTATTTCACCATTATTTAACTTGTCATACTTAAAACGGACCCTACACTTCTTTGGACATTaatttgagaaaaaagaaaaagaaaaagaagggcgGCCTCATCCTCATAATTAgaagtaattttaaatttatttattttgtaaagatgataatatatttaaaggaTAAATAGTCTGAACGTCACTGAATAGAAGCAGCTCGTAGAAAGTAATTTATTGGTTGCTGTTGCTCCAAGTGCTAATGTGAGTTGACATATtccagtaaaaaaaaaattagtaaatGTTGCTAAGTCATATTGCACCCCATCAAAagtttttgctagggtttctGTAATTAGCTTTATAAGCACCCGTGCTTAACAGCATGATTACGAAACAGAAACAATTAGCCCTAAGGTGACGATAAAATAATGCAAGAAAATCTATAGTAAATAGGGCAAAAGAGGGTAACATGTACAATCAAGCAAAGTAAACTAgacagtaaaaaaataaatcttaaTGGGGTAAAAGCTAGTGCATATCGTGTTCATATTtccttgttcttttttaagCTGGCTGGATAgccatcaaatcaaattctatCCCCTtcgttttcaacatttaagggATTAAAAGTTGCCTCGACCTTACGTGACTCTATGGCGTCTGATCATAATCAATCATCTCGACGACCTAGCCAGCTGGCAACAAATGATATTGATCAATTTGGATGAAATACTTATCCTTTATTACAGAATAGCAATCATTGAAAATATGGGAGACAAAGACTAGTCAGTTTACATGTAAATCTCTAGTTAAGAGTGAAAAAAACAGTAGAATTCCAAACGAAAATTTTCTACGCaaataaatatgtatttatctttttgtaGACATGAATTTAGCTAAGTTGTTAGAGTGAATGTGTTCCTTACTTTTGCACTCAGAGTTTGAATCATCTTTTcataatttagattaaattGAAGTAGAATATCggtcatataataaatatataaaaataatatttaaaatatcatattTTCATACCACGTAAGTAACATAAAACGGTTGATGTGTGTGATCAATCATGTTATAACTAGTAGCTATTATCGATTGGCACAAGATGTGATCTGTCATGACAGGAAACAAGTTTTTTATTGCAGGCATAGAGTCGTATTTGAGTGTAATTGggcttaattaattttctctaCTCAACCCAATttaatcttatatatttgCTGTCACAAGGAGAATCATCGATATCgaaaaattcctcaatttcattccttttccttttttttttttgttttgataaaCATAAGTATTTGGACTATATTCATGGACCAAGTTATGTAAttatgtgtttgtttttttagaaaaaataatagtaggatgatgatttgaatttggaatatttttcaacattaaaaatatcaCAAACGAAGTGCTGGTTGATGGTGTAGTGGTTAATAATAACTTGTTTTTCTAAAGCCTACTTAGCAGCAGGCATGTCTTGATTAATCATCATACACTTCCACTCAGATTATGGCTAGAAACAGTCATATATCTTGATTAATCATCATGCACTAGCACTCACTTTGCTGGTTTTGCTCAAAACCCAATTGcctttatctttttaattcaACAACTCATACTTTCTTCTTCCCTAAACTACGCTCAATCCAAACTCCtttgcctctttttttttcatccatGATATTATTGCATGTGCTTTTTCAAAACCAAGGGCCCCAACTTTTCTTCCCCTCAAAGACCACCCAAAAATGAAGTTAACACAAACCAAAACGCAGTCCCTTTCCGTACTGAATCACACCATAGAGTACTCATAAAGCGTACGAGCACTTCTCCACTATCTTACATACCAACCCCACTCACACAAATCATCTAATCTCATCTCCATTAAAATAAATCTCCAAAGCAAAACACTTGCCTATATATAGAAAACCTCCTCTTAAATTATCATCTCTCTTAATGCTTTTTCAGGTCATCAAAAAATCAGATGAGAAAggcagaaaaagaagaaaagaagaagaacaactATGGAGAATTATGAAGTTTCAACTCGGCCTAATCTAGCTTTTCCTGTTGGCTTGGCTCTTCTTCTGTTCCTCTTGCTTAGCATCAGTGCCTTCTTCTTGTGTTGCCTCCATTGGGACAGGATTCGAGCTCTCATTTTTTCCTCTGTGGAAGACAACCCTGCAGATCAACTTCAACCAGAGTTGGATCAGAAACCTGCACTTCCTAACATGGTACATAAATTAATTtggtatcttttttttatttatttttttttaaattaaggGTTGTGATCTGAttggtttttgtttccttgtgtGATAGATGGCAAAGAAAAATCAGCAACAGAGCCTGCCAGTGCTGATGCCAGGAGATCAGGTGCCAAAGTTCATAGCAGTTGCTTGTCCATGCGAGCCTCCAGTTAGGGAGAAGCTCACTGTGATTGTTCAGAAGCCTGCCTATTTCTGTGATGCCGCTACTGTATATATCTAGCTGGTTACTGTAATCCCCCGacttcaaatttgtttttgctcTTTTCGTAGAGTtcccaaaaattgaaaaattgagaaaaggaaataaaagggtatatatattgttgtaCAATATTATTTGTTAAGAAAATAGTGCAAGCTACATATATGATGAACACAATcctgttatttttatttttatctttttttgatATATAACAGCCAAAACCCTTAGGTcagatttcaattttaatccgaaaagaaaaagaaaaagaaaaagaaagcaacaaaaaTTCATCATTGTGAATTATTTGTAGCATTCGATTCATTTTAATGGATTATCTGGAAACTCATCATTGTGCTTCAAAATCACAGCATAAGATTCCCAACCAAACCAAGTTGGGGTGGCAGCAGCACCTTATCTCCTCCTCCataattgttatgaataattACTGTCTCATCTAAACACAGCCGCATCTATATATTCTGTAATAGAATGGAATGGACAATCGTCAAGGCATTAAGGTATTAGATACTCCGGGGAAGATCTATATATACAATTCTTACAAAGGCCCAATTTTGCTACCATTGCCCCTAATATTGATGAACAAAACTTTAGAAggaagtttttatttatttatttatttaataattattttattttaaagccAAATATTAGGTGGAGAGGAAAATTTCACACAGATCTCGAGTATAGGCATAATGCTTTTGACTATTTAAACTATAGTTTCCTTGCAATTTATGGGGTTTCAGATTAATAGGATTTTCTTTTGAGGCTATTTCAACAATCTTGCTCACTCTTTAGCTCATTTAATAGATGTCTATGCAGACGTGAATGATTATTGTTATGTTTAATttgatacaagcgatattaaaGATGAGAAATCGAACACAAGACCTCGAGCACATTGAATAAACACTTTTAGCTACCTGATTTACTAATACCTTACCACATAAATGGCAATATATTACACTACTACTATTCTTgtcatcaatatatatatgttgttgtGGTAGAAGCACCAAGCCATCAACATAAATGGCAATATATGTTGTTCCTCACAGTTAACTGGAATATGTCTAGAGTACTAGGAGCAGACAAATCTAGTATCAACAAATTGGGTTGTTTATGAAGAAGTATTTGGCAACCTCACAACCCAAAGCCTCAAATGCACCTAATGCCTCTCACTCAATGAACAGTTAATCACACTCACAACCAAATAGGAATAACAAACGATGTGACTCTCTCGCATGATTCCAAATGGCTACCTCCACCCAAACAAAGATATAGTTTTCTCCCTAACCAAATGCCGTGGCTACCAACAACTCCTTACCACGTATTTGCAAAACAAAGAGGCTTACGGAGGAGGACAAGACAAAACCTGAGCAAATACCTCTTAGATGACCAGCTTAAAATGATCCATTTCATATTGGACCCAAACCACGTAGAAAGTCCAATAACAATCAAACCATTATGGACAAACCTTTCGGTTAACAAACACCAATAAGAGACTTGAATCTCTAAGACTTTGACCAATTATAATTTTCTGTGTTATTAGATTCAATGTGATTGTTTACACTACAACATCTCTAATGTCTGCTCTGTACTTTACTATGAACCAGATCGATTGTCCAATTAATGAcaaagttgaagaaaaaaaatgtgtaaTACATCATCTGGAACATGATGCTTACTACGTAAGAGTTCtagaagtaaaaaaattaaggtaaAGTTTGTACATCGATCCAAGAACCTTGTGAGTTTGGAATgcttagaaaattttaatttgtatcGTTATGATTAATTTTTGTCAAAGAGACAAATTTTAATTGCAATATTTTTTAGAACGTTTTGGAGGTGACGGAGTTTTCCCCTCTACTCTTCTTTAGAGGTGCACACCAACTGTTTGAGGAAATGCCTAAGTGAAGCTTATGTTTTGGCAAATGTGTTGTTGTATGCAtcgtcttttttatttatttaaagttttggtcaaaaagacgtcgttttggaccaaactctcaaaaaatgaaaacaatatgAAGCCTTACCCTCCACTCCATGGAACATGAGCAATAAGAGGAGTCCTAGATCCACTCTACTCCATTAcattgttttgatttgtttgtttaattgataatttgatatatatatatatatatacattttgatgatattaattgatattgatttttgtttgattaattgatattaattttcattaaattaattgataatttaatattacCCCTCtcctaaaaaatttataaatacgCCAACTTACCCTAATATGAATACCTGATTTCACCCTTGCAGAGTTCGTGCATCCTACAGATATAGACCCGATGGGTCTGCATTGGGGTTGAGAGGCTAgcttatatataaaagaagaacATTAAGACTGTTGAAAAAttagaataattaaaaaattaaaactaaaataagaaaaaacatgAAGTTGGTGCTTCCTCATTTTCACGGAAAGGAATCATTGAAAATTGTGATGTGTTCATGTTGTGGCTACTGCCGGCAATTATATCTTAGAAGTAGCTTTCAGAATCTCTCATACAGCACACGTGGGCTAAGGCTCTTCCGGTGGAAAAGGGTCCAGGGTCCTtcgaccaaaaagaaaaggaaaacaaagggTCCAGGGTCCATGACCAAGGGCCGTGACCTTTGAACTCATTGCAAGAGTCACAGGCATGTCACGTGGCTCACATTTGGTTTTCAATGGACTGCCTGCCCATCTTGAAACATAGAAACAAGTCCTTTCTTTTACCACGCCCAAAAAACCTTCTCTGGACACCCAGGATTTTTCTAAtgacaaattatatatatattttgtcaaaattactAAAAGGGCTTGATGAACTTTTTGATAAGGTTCTCAATTTGCCTACACACCCAAGCATGGGATGGTGTGGCTAGCCACAAGGCGCCACCATGATTCCGAAACACAATCACTAAACCGCTTCATTCTACATCAAGCACTCAAAACCATCATATCCAATATTTACCTAAATAAACACAAATATAACATAACGGAGAGCTTATGAATAATTGTAATCTTACAAGggaatttaaattattgagTTGTCgcaattaaattacaaaatttttattgtttgtctTATAATTGCTACAGAAAAAGTGGTTACTTTTGCTGGCACGAAATCTTTGCTCGTGGGGAAATACCTTGAGTGGTCATCTAAAAATgtttgggtttatttatacagctctttttgttaaatttggaGTAATTATGTTAGATTTATGGTAGTAGATAGATATATAAAGCGAGGGCTATGCCAACATGGTCTAGTTCAGTGGAAAATGACCTTAATTTGCTGACCAATGACCTCAGGTTTGAAAACTCATGTCACCTTAATAATGTGAGTGTGTAAGAGACCCCCCTTCCCtctatagtttagactattgtttgtactaaaaaaaacaataaataaataaatagagtgAGTGCTATTTTAGAGATATTGTAAAGTCACTCccataagaaattaatgtgTTGTGGAGTTGGATCAGTCCAAGTCAGCTGGAAAACGATTATATCTAGTGTGCAGGCCCACAAGGCCTCCTGAGAATCTCGTTTGTCAAAGTGGTTTCATTGCTTTGCACCAAATTGGGACCATCGCTTGTGGCCGGAGACCGGCCGTGCACCATGTAAATGGCAGCATCCCGCAATATCCGTCCAGAAAACGATGTCTGTTGCACTTTCTCATTTGTTCGATTTATTTTACTTGCAATTACAATTGcacatgtatatttttttactttttctttctctatttaTTACCCTCattctttttattaatgaagATCGTGAATTACATCTTGAGAAATTCTTATGCAAGCCTGAGAAGTAGGCATTACCCAAAGAAATCGCCAAAGCTCTACAGTCACTATCTTTAGGAACATGTTATGTATTTGAGTATCCAGCTTTCTTCTTGTTCATTTTCTCCTTTCATATCggacaactttttttttccaatgatcTTTAGAACCACACTCGAAGCAACTCGATCTATCGcttaaattttgatttccCCTTGTTACCTTGTTTGCTATTTCGCTTATTTGGCTGACCCCTCTCATCATAACACTTAGCATAGACCTCTCCACCATGAGAACTTTCGCCCATTGACTGATTCATGAGAGATGATATCATCTCTAGCACAGGATATTCGTACGAACCAATAAGTCGGGATCCAAATCCATCCACCTTtaaaaaaccaaacccaacTAGGAATCCAATTCTGAGCACCATTCTTTTGTGTGGAGTATGCCCCAACCTTAGTATATACTagctttttttattctttttttcccatAATCTATTACACACACcaacaatttaatttcttgGACAATTCTATATACCTGCAGTCGCTTATAGCCAGATAATATCAGTCCATCCATTgctttttttatacaaatgaaATTCAGAAAAGGTAAATGAAACCTAGAATCTCCAGTACATATGTAAATACTCGTAACTGTTTGATCTACAAGTTCCTTACCGATCCATCcgttgcttttaaaaaaaagttttcaaATCACAATAAGGCAATGCGTAGGGTGACAATGTCTGCTTCCCATGGCACATTGCCGTGAAATTTGAGGGAGTAGTTAATGTGCTTTGCAGGCCTGGCTGGCTATTCTATTCGTAGGCATAGCCACTGTTggcctagctagctagctgcAAATATAAAACCAATACCTTGGCCATTGCAAATGTTTCAGTGGCCAGTCAACCGCAGATGGTGGCGTCTTGATGGCGTATGCAAGACAAGCTTGGGAATTGGTATGCTGCTGATGATGATCATGATTTATGATGCTGTTCTCATGCATGATGAGAAATTCAATTATTtacttaataatatattttcataataaaataaacaaataaataaaaatgcgAAATTGCATAATGGGTTTAGGAACAAAGCGTGCAAAGGTGGTGCTGGCAGTTAATGATTGTAGGGAGAGATCTCCCCTCTCCTtaacatattaaaatatcCTCTATCCATAaaccctcctctctctttttttgttctccATTTACAAATGtgacaaaaaaatacaagcaTGCATGTGTATCACACTCTCTAACCTCATCAAAATCCCATTATTTATCAATGCACTCAAAATTTGAGGTTCGATTTTTCCCTCTCCTAACATGACCCAAGTATTGGATTTGTAGCGGATATTTGTTGTGTTAACGAGCGTATACAATTTCCCCGAGTCTAACATAGTCCTCATCAGTTCTGATGAAAAGCATCACAGCCGTTCACTCAGCGCTCTCGCAATTGATTGGACAGTGAGTTGCATGCGGCAGAGGGTGCGTGTGGGAGAAAAACAGCAGGTTGAGGAATCGGTGGTGAAGAAAGGAAGTTATGTGTCGCGTTCTGAGGCCGGCAGGCCAAAAATAAAAGCCGCTTTCTTGTCCCCCAACACATCATATCGTTTGgccctgtttttctttgtccCCCTCTTAATCTCACTACATGCATTGCTCCCTACGTAACTTACACTCAATCAATACCCCTCCtcctcttttttaattttttaaaattatttactttttaaaataattcacTTCAGcccattgttttattttttagttct
This window encodes:
- the LOC18788447 gene encoding uncharacterized protein At5g65660; the encoded protein is MENYEVSTRPNLAFPVGLALLLFLLLSISAFFLCCLHWDRIRALIFSSVEDNPADQLQPELDQKPALPNMMAKKNQQQSLPVLMPGDQVPKFIAVACPCEPPVREKLTVIVQKPAYFCDAATVYI